In a single window of the Cupriavidus sp. P-10 genome:
- a CDS encoding chorismate--pyruvate lyase family protein, translated as MSAQSARRCGWSSHLAFDAAITPNLRRWVTGDDGSLTARLVAASERFRVAQLLQRPLRPLADEWQVLGQHDRVPALTREVLLICDDIPAVFAHTVVRLRHARRDWPFLRGLGARPLGGRLFIDPAVTRDPFQFARLVPHHPLRQALQRVLPAMAPLPMLPARRSVFRRGDGVMLVTEVFLPDLLARPAPGTKAIALPMFRRTTDRGPIASHTTEIKEITR; from the coding sequence ATGAGCGCGCAGTCCGCGCGCCGCTGCGGCTGGAGTTCGCACCTGGCTTTCGATGCGGCAATCACGCCCAACCTGCGGCGCTGGGTGACCGGCGACGACGGTTCGCTGACCGCGCGGCTGGTGGCCGCGTCCGAGCGCTTCCGCGTGGCGCAGTTGCTGCAGCGCCCATTGCGGCCGCTGGCCGATGAGTGGCAGGTGCTGGGCCAGCACGACCGCGTTCCGGCGCTGACGCGCGAAGTGCTGCTGATCTGCGACGATATTCCCGCCGTCTTTGCCCACACCGTGGTGCGCCTGCGCCACGCGCGGCGCGACTGGCCGTTCCTGCGCGGTCTGGGCGCGCGTCCGCTGGGCGGGCGGCTGTTCATCGATCCGGCAGTGACGCGCGACCCGTTCCAGTTCGCGCGGCTGGTGCCGCACCATCCATTGCGCCAGGCGCTGCAGCGCGTGCTGCCGGCGATGGCGCCGCTGCCCATGCTGCCGGCGCGCCGCTCGGTATTCAGGCGCGGCGACGGCGTGATGCTCGTGACAGAAGTCTTCCTGCCAGACCTGCTGGCACGGCCAGCCCCGGGGACCAAGGCGATTGCGCTACCAATGTTCCGGCGCACCACAGACCGCGGCCCCATCGCTTCACACACTACCGAAATCAAAGAGATAACAAGATGA
- a CDS encoding YqiA/YcfP family alpha/beta fold hydrolase, with protein MLLYLHGFRSSPQSFKARLVQERMRQWGVGRYYACPELNVSPALAIAQAEAAIRAAQAGGDQEVAIVGSSLGGFYARWLGERHGCKTVLLNPAIHPWTDLEQYLGEQPLWHGGGAITVERRHLQELLDLRVENISRPERYCLLAATGDEVLDYREMVAACPGANIRVIEGSDHGISEFADYVDEVLAFCGYGPGGKVPASAGAA; from the coding sequence ATGCTGCTGTACCTGCACGGATTCCGCTCCTCGCCGCAGTCGTTCAAGGCCCGGCTGGTGCAGGAGCGCATGCGCCAGTGGGGCGTGGGCCGCTACTACGCCTGCCCCGAGCTCAATGTTTCGCCGGCGCTGGCGATCGCCCAGGCCGAGGCTGCCATCCGCGCCGCCCAGGCTGGCGGCGACCAGGAAGTTGCCATCGTCGGCTCGTCGCTGGGCGGGTTCTATGCCCGCTGGCTCGGCGAGCGCCATGGCTGCAAGACTGTGCTGCTGAACCCGGCGATCCATCCGTGGACCGACCTGGAGCAATATCTGGGTGAGCAGCCGCTGTGGCACGGCGGTGGCGCGATCACGGTCGAGCGCCGCCACCTGCAGGAACTGCTCGACCTGCGCGTGGAAAACATCAGCCGCCCCGAGCGCTACTGCCTGCTCGCCGCCACCGGCGACGAGGTGCTGGACTACCGTGAAATGGTGGCCGCCTGTCCCGGCGCGAATATTCGCGTGATCGAGGGCAGCGACCACGGCATCAGCGAATTTGCCGACTACGTCGACGAAGTGCTCGCCTTCTGCGGCTACGGCCCGGGCGGCAAGGTGCCTGCAAGCGCAGGCGCGGCATGA